TCTCTAAGAATAATAACTCTCATGTATAGATCTAGATACAGCTACTTAAATGCGTTATCTGCGGCGTCTCTATAGATCTGTTGTTGCTATCTTAATGACGGCGGTAGCTAACAGAGCCGCGAGCCATGTGGCCGCGGCGACTGGAATTACAAAGGCGCTGGAGTAGAGTAGATCCCCCACGGGGCCTAGCGTTAGGAGGTGTGGATCCGCCTGCGCCACCCCAGCCAGCCTGGCGGCGGTAACCGGGTTTAGAAGCAACGCGCCGGCCACCGCCTCCGTGGGGATTGGCAGATACGTCGTGGCGAAGGTCAAGGCCAGGTCGTACACCAGGGCGAGGGCTGTCCAGAGCGAGACCCCCCAGGCGTAGCCGTACCCCCTCGACTTCGCAGAGAAGCCTATGAGAAGCCCCATGTAGAGGCTGGAGTACGCCGAGAGCACCACGGCAGTTGCGTAAGCCGCCGCGCCTCCCGGCCTCGCCGCGGCGTACAGCGCCGTGGCAGGCGCCAGCACCAAGGCGGCTTTTAGAGAGGTGGTGGCGGTTCTCCACAACGCGTACCTCCTCCTCCCCATAGCCGCTATATACGCCGCCGCCCAGCCCTCCCGGTCATCGAAGGCAGACGCGAGGCCGAGTATCAAGCCGGCGAGGGAAGCCGCGGCTGAGGATAAGCTGGCCGCCATAACCACAGGCCCGAGGCCTGTGCCCAGGCCCGCGGTTGCCAGCGCCAGCAGTACGAGAGCCGCCGCCATCGCGAGGTCGGGCCCCTCAAGCCTATACATAGCCGCCCGCTCCCCCATCCCCCTGCGCCTCGGCGGGCCCCTTGCCACATCTATACGCCGCCAGCCCCCTCAAGCCCTCCGCCTTTCCTACGTACCTGGCTCTGCCCTCCTCCAGCACCACGGCGTCCCAGTCTGGGAGTGAGAATATGAGCTCCGGGTCGTGGGTGGCCACGGCGGCGGGCGTCCTCTCCCGGAGCAACTCCACAAGCCTCCTCCTCCACCTCTCGTCGAGGAAGGCCGTGGGCTCGTCCAGCGCCAGGGGTAGCTTGGCGGAGAAGGCTATGGCCAGCACCACGCGCTTGGCCATGCCGCTGGAGAGCTCCCCCACCCGCCTATTGAGATAGTCAACCCCAAAGAGGTCCCACTCAGGCTCGACGCCGAGGACTCTTGCATAGGTCTCGGCGACCTCCCTCACCCTGGCTCTCCGGGGGAGCTGGGGCTCCGGGGGGACGTACAGCCACCTACCCCCACCGCACCCCGTG
The sequence above is drawn from the Pyrobaculum ferrireducens genome and encodes:
- a CDS encoding ATP-binding cassette domain-containing protein, whose protein sequence is MRITARKRLGHFMLDVDVEVGDRFLVVGPNGSGKSTLLKCMASVYTGCGGGRWLYVPPEPQLPRRARVREVAETYARVLGVEPEWDLFGVDYLNRRVGELSSGMAKRVVLAIAFSAKLPLALDEPTAFLDERWRRRLVELLRERTPAAVATHDPELIFSLPDWDAVVLEEGRARYVGKAEGLRGLAAYRCGKGPAEAQGDGGAGGYV